Genomic DNA from Fimbriimonas ginsengisoli Gsoil 348:
AGATCAAAGCCCTGCTGTACTGTTCGATCTCCCCGATCCTGTGCGTCGGAGAGACCTTGGCGGAGAGGGAAGCGGGGCAGACGGACGAGGTGATCGCTTCCCAACTAAAGGGCGCGCTCGACGGCATCGATGGTTCCGAGTTTCGCGAGGGCGTCGTTGCCTACGAGCCGGTTTGGGCGATCGGAACGGGGAAGACCTGCGACACCGCGGAAGCCGAGCGGGTTTGCGGCATGATCCGGTCTGAGCTGTCGAAAATCTTCGATGAAGACACCGCCAACTCCATCCGTATTCAATACGGCGGCAGCGTCAAGGCAAGCAACGCGAAGGAGCTTTTTTCCCAGCCGAATATCGACGGCGGCCTTGTAGGCGGCGCCAGTCTGAATCCTAATGAATTTGCGGATATCGTAAAGGCCGCCGCGTAAGTCGTTCGTTACGCCGACGAACCCCGTGTGTTGCCCAAGAAGCCTCCATAGCTTAACCGTTTAAGTGGCTTCTTGTTGTTATTGTAAGGGTTTCTTCCAATTGCTCAGATAGAGCTGGCCGCGCCGTCATCATGCCTAGCTGTGTCTTCAGCACGTTCTCCAGTTTTTTGCGGTTATGGCTACGCGTCGATAGCCAGAAGATCGCGTTGTCTTTTCACTCTATGCTTGCTGGTTCTGAGCGTTCTGAGCGCAAGCGCGGCTCCCGCGCTGTCTGCGATCACGATCAAACCGGCCTCCATCCCAGGGCTTAGCTCGGCCGCCGGAACGGTAACTCTCACCGCCAGCGCCCCCGCCGAGGGGATCTTGATTACCCTCGCCTCCGATTCCGACTTCATAGCGGTTTCCGCTACCGTCGCGATCCCCGCGGGAGCGAAGTACGCTACCTTTACCGCCACCTCCCGCAGCGTGGGAGTCGAATCGACTGCCACCGTCACCGCCGCCTACGGGGGAGTGACCAAGACGGCGCCTCTGACCGTCCAGGCGACGCTCCTCTCCGCCGTCGTCATCAAGCCGGTCACCGTCTCCGGACCCGGTACCGGTCCCGGCACCGTCACTCTGAACGGGAAAGCTCCCGTCGGAGGCTTTACGGTAAATCTCAGCTCCGACCAGGCGTTCGTCACGGTGCCCGCTTCGGTGACGGTGGCCGCCGGCTCCAGCTACACCACTTTCTCCGCCACCGCCCTCGCGGTGCCCACCACCGCCACCGCCAATGTCACTGCCACCGCCAACGGCGTGACGAAGTCGGCCCCCCTCACCGTCATCGCTCCGCTCCTGACTTCCTGCGTCATCCGCCCCGGCACCACCAACAGCTACGGCATCGGACCCGGCACCGTGGTCATTAACTCCAACGCTCCGGTTGGCGGGATGGTCGTGACGCTCTCCTCCGACTCGTCGTTTGTCACCGTTCCTGCTTCCGTGACGATCCCGGCCGGGTTGAAGTACGCCACCTTCTCCGCCGTCTCCACCGGAGTGGCGGTGGATTCCACCGCCACCGTCACCGCCGCCTCGAACGGAGTGGCCAAGACCGCGACGCTCACCGTGCTCGCGCCGGTGCTCACCCGCATCAAGCTGGTTTACGACAGCCTCTACGGCGGCTTTGCCAACGCAGGCACCGTCGTCTTGAACGCCAACGCCCCCGCCGGAGGGATCGCGGTTACCCTCGTGTCCGACCGGACCGACCTTGCCCAGCCGCCCGCCTCCGTAACAATCCCCGCGGGAGCCAAGTACGCCACCTTCACGATGCCGACGACCCCCAGCAACGTCGACGCCACTTTCAACATCTCCGCCACTCTGGCCGGCGTCACCTTAACGGCGCCCGTCACCATTAAGGCGAACTCGCTTCAGGGGATCGACTTCACGTACGACAAGGTGTACGGCGGCAACCGCCTCCTCGGCCGGGTCCTCTTCAACGGTCAGGCTCCAGCGGCCGGAGTGGTCGTCTCCCTTTCTTCCGATACTCCTTCGCTGACGCTCCCGGCCACGGTCACCGTCGCCGGCGGCACCACCCACGCCTCTTTCTATGCCACCTCGAGCCCGGTGAGCACCTCCGTCCTGGCGACGATCACCGTCACCGTAGGAGCGACGACCCAGACCTTCACCCTTACCGTGTTGCCCGGCTGGTCTCAAATCGGAGGCAGCGCGCTCGGAACCGGACGCGGCGGCGGGCAAGGCGCGACCGGAGTTGAAAACTGGTCCTACAGATTCGCCGGTGGCATCACCACCCCCGTCTCGGTGGCCTCGGACGGTACGGTCTACAGCTTCACCAGCGATAGGATGCTGACGGCGTTCAATCCCGATGGGGCAGTGAAGTGGGCAGTCGCGTTCCCGCTGGTCGGGGGTAACCGCTCTACGTCCCCGGCCCTCGCGCCGGACGGAACGATCTACCTTGCGGCCCCCAGCGGCACCTTCTATGCGATCAACCCGGACGGAAGCCAGAAGTGGACCTATGACACCGGATCCAGCTTCACGGCCCCCGCAACCGTAGGGCCCGACGGCACGATTTACGGGTTTGCCAACGACAAAAAGCTCTACGCCATCAATCCGGACGGAACGCAGAAATGGGTTTACGACACAGGCGGACTTAACGTTCCCACAAGTTTAAATGCTCCCACGATCGGTCTGGACGGGACGGTGTATGTCGCTCTCAGCGCCAACTTGTATGCGGTGAATTCCGACGGCTCGCTCAAGTGGACAATAGCCGGCTTCACTAACTTCATCGGGGCACCCTCGGTTGGAGCGGACGGGACCCTCTACATCGGCTACGCCAGTGGCCTCTATGCCATCGATCCTACCAACGGCGCCTTCAAGCGGAACGTGAGCCTAGGAAGAATTGCCATCGGATCACCTTCCATCGCCGCCGACGGAACCATCTACGTACAGACTCTCTCAACGCTCTTTTCGATTAATCCCTCTACGTTCACTCAGAATTGGAGCGTTCCGGTTGCGAGCAATACGATCTCGCCCGTTATCGGCGCGGACGGCACGATCTACGTTGGCGTAAGCTTGTCGAATAAACTGCAAGCCATCAACCCGGCAGATGGATCCATATTGTGGTCGCTTAACACACCCGGCGGCGGCGTTTTTTCGCTATCCATGGGCAGTGACGGAACCGTCTATCTTGCCCACGGTGGTTTCCTCTCCGCCATCAAGTAATCGCCTGATCTTAGGCGGGTGGCCCGGTGTGGGCAAATCAGAAAGGGCGACCAAAGCTGGTCGCCCTTTCTGATTTCACGGTGAAACCGGATAGCTGAAAAGGCGTCAAGGCGTCAAGGCGTCAAGGCGTCAAGGCGTTGCTAGCTTAATGCTTTACCCTTTCCCAACGCCCAACGCCCAGATACTCAATCCTTATACGGATCCACCACATCGGCGCCCGCCATGGCTACGCCCAGCGGTCGAAGCCGATGAAGCACCTTGATGGTGTCGCCGTGGTAGGCGAGAACCTCGTCCAGCTTCTTGTACACCTCGGGCGCTTCGTCGGCGCCGGCGCCTCGGAGTTCGATCCCCTGGCTGCGCATCCGCTCTTGGACCGCCGGCCAGTCGACGAGACCGGTGGAGATCCGGGTCGGAACTCCCTTGATCCATCGCTGCTTTCCCGCCGCCTGGGTACGGCTCATGATTCGGCCCGCGCCATGCACGGTCGAGTAGAGCCCCGCCTTTGACTCCTCGGAATCGACCCCCTGGAGGATCACCGAGACGTCGCCCATCGTCGCGCCGACGAACCCCTTTTGGCCTGGGAACGCTGGGGTGCATCCCTTCCGGATCACCCAGACCTCCTCGCCGAAGTGGGTTTCCTTCCACGCGAAGTTATGGTGGTTGTGGATCGACTCCACTTCCTTGGCGCCCATGATCTCCAGCACCTTCCGGCACACGAGGTCGCGCCCCGCGTAAGCGTATTCCCCGGCGAGGTGCATTGCGGCCAAGTAGTCCTGTCCGAGCTGGCTGTCGGTCGAGAAGATCGTCGGCGGCGAATCCATGGAGTCGTCGCCCGCCTTGTCGTCGAAGGCTCGGCCCTTGGCCAGCGCCAAGAAGCCGGACGCCGTCCGATGCCCGAATCCACGCGACCCGAAGTGCACGCCGATCCAGACCCGGTCCTGTTCGTCGCCGAAGATATCCACGTAGTGGTTCCCCGAGCCGACGGTTCCGAGCTGGTTCGACGCCATCTGGATCATCTTTCGCTGCGGCCGAAACTCCGCCTTGTTGATCGATTCGAGCACCGGGTGGTCCACCGGATCCGGGTTCGGCCGCCCGACCCCAAAGCCGATGAGCCGCACGATGTCGTCCATCACGAGCCCGATCGGAACCTCGTTTACCTTGAGGTCGGTAAGCACCGCCTTGTTTCCGCAGGCGATGTCGTAGCCGACCCCGCTCGGCGAGATCTTATCCTTGTACGCAACC
This window encodes:
- the tpiA gene encoding triose-phosphate isomerase; this translates as MRKKLVVGNWKMNMTRPEAAACVEGLVRLVGREDVAVAICPPYLALDCVQYLLRNTSIALGAQDVFWKESGAFTGQVSANMLADVGCSYCIVGHSETRGRFGKLEVAESTLGYFSETDETVNLKIKALLYCSISPILCVGETLAEREAGQTDEVIASQLKGALDGIDGSEFREGVVAYEPVWAIGTGKTCDTAEAERVCGMIRSELSKIFDEDTANSIRIQYGGSVKASNAKELFSQPNIDGGLVGGASLNPNEFADIVKAAA
- a CDS encoding PQQ-binding-like beta-propeller repeat protein, whose product is MLVLSVLSASAAPALSAITIKPASIPGLSSAAGTVTLTASAPAEGILITLASDSDFIAVSATVAIPAGAKYATFTATSRSVGVESTATVTAAYGGVTKTAPLTVQATLLSAVVIKPVTVSGPGTGPGTVTLNGKAPVGGFTVNLSSDQAFVTVPASVTVAAGSSYTTFSATALAVPTTATANVTATANGVTKSAPLTVIAPLLTSCVIRPGTTNSYGIGPGTVVINSNAPVGGMVVTLSSDSSFVTVPASVTIPAGLKYATFSAVSTGVAVDSTATVTAASNGVAKTATLTVLAPVLTRIKLVYDSLYGGFANAGTVVLNANAPAGGIAVTLVSDRTDLAQPPASVTIPAGAKYATFTMPTTPSNVDATFNISATLAGVTLTAPVTIKANSLQGIDFTYDKVYGGNRLLGRVLFNGQAPAAGVVVSLSSDTPSLTLPATVTVAGGTTHASFYATSSPVSTSVLATITVTVGATTQTFTLTVLPGWSQIGGSALGTGRGGGQGATGVENWSYRFAGGITTPVSVASDGTVYSFTSDRMLTAFNPDGAVKWAVAFPLVGGNRSTSPALAPDGTIYLAAPSGTFYAINPDGSQKWTYDTGSSFTAPATVGPDGTIYGFANDKKLYAINPDGTQKWVYDTGGLNVPTSLNAPTIGLDGTVYVALSANLYAVNSDGSLKWTIAGFTNFIGAPSVGADGTLYIGYASGLYAIDPTNGAFKRNVSLGRIAIGSPSIAADGTIYVQTLSTLFSINPSTFTQNWSVPVASNTISPVIGADGTIYVGVSLSNKLQAINPADGSILWSLNTPGGGVFSLSMGSDGTVYLAHGGFLSAIK
- a CDS encoding RtcB family protein; its protein translation is MELKTFGPVDDRARQQLLRCAQGDAPFAVLCADHHPGYSQPIGGAVAYKDKISPSGVGYDIACGNKAVLTDLKVNEVPIGLVMDDIVRLIGFGVGRPNPDPVDHPVLESINKAEFRPQRKMIQMASNQLGTVGSGNHYVDIFGDEQDRVWIGVHFGSRGFGHRTASGFLALAKGRAFDDKAGDDSMDSPPTIFSTDSQLGQDYLAAMHLAGEYAYAGRDLVCRKVLEIMGAKEVESIHNHHNFAWKETHFGEEVWVIRKGCTPAFPGQKGFVGATMGDVSVILQGVDSEESKAGLYSTVHGAGRIMSRTQAAGKQRWIKGVPTRISTGLVDWPAVQERMRSQGIELRGAGADEAPEVYKKLDEVLAYHGDTIKVLHRLRPLGVAMAGADVVDPYKD